One genomic segment of Centropristis striata isolate RG_2023a ecotype Rhode Island chromosome 11, C.striata_1.0, whole genome shotgun sequence includes these proteins:
- the map2k2b gene encoding dual specificity mitogen-activated protein kinase kinase 2b — MAPKKRPVPLTIAPAGDGLSTSTITDVSSEANLEALKRIMEELDLDEQQKKRLEAFLTQKAKVGELREEDFHRVSELGAGNGGVVNKECHKSSGIIMARKLIHLEIKPAIRNQIIRELQVLHECNSPYIVGFYGAFYNDGEISICMEHMDGGSLDQVLKEAKRIPEEILGKVSIAVLRGLAYLREKHQIMHRDVKPSNILVNSRGEIKLCDFGVSGQLIDSMANSFVGTRSYMSPERLQGTHYSVQSDVWSMGLSLVELSIGRFPIPPPDAKELEAIFGRAILDGSQGDTHCTSPRPRPPGRPVSGHGPAMAIFELLDYIVNEPPPKLPHGVFTSDFQDFVTKCLIKNPADRADLKMLMNHMFIKRAEVEEVDFAGWLCKTMGLNQPSTPTRNAE, encoded by the exons ATGGCTCCTAAAAAGAGACCAGTGCCTTTAACCATTGCTCCTGCTGGCGATGGGTTGTCGACCTCCACCATCACTGATGTTTCATCTGA GGCCAATTTAGAGGCACTTAAAAGAATAATGGAAGAGTTGGACCTGGATGAACAACAGAAGAAAAGGTTAGAAGCTTTCCTTACCCAGAAGGCCAAGGTGGGCGAGTTGAGGGAAGAGGACTTCCATCGGGTCAGTGAGCTGGGGGCAGGCAATGGAGGAGTTGTCAACAAGGAATGCCACAAATCTTCAGGAATAATCATGGCCAGAAAA CTAATTCATCTTGAAATTAAACCTGCTATCAGAAACCAGATCATCCGAGAGCTTCAGGTGCTGCATGAGTGTAACTCTCCCTACATTGTGGGTTTCTATGGAGCGTTTTACAACGATGGAGAGATCAGCATCTGCATGGAACACATG GATGGTGGTTCTCTGGACCAGGTGCTTAAAGAAGCAAAAAGGATCCCTGAAGAGATTCTGGGCAAAGTCAGCATtgct GTTTTGAGAGGCCTTGCATACCTACgagaaaaacatcaaatcaTGCATAGAG ATGTGAAGCCTTCAAACATCCTGGTGAACTCACGTGGAGAGATCaagttgtgtgactttggtgtaaGCGGGCAGCTCATAGACTCCATGGCCAATTCCTTTGTTGGGACAAGATCCTACATGTcg CCTGAGAGATTGCAGGGAACCCACTATTCTGTGCAGTCAGATGTGTGGAGCATGGGACTGTCCCTTGTAGAGCTTTCAATTGGACGCTTCCCCATCCCTCCTCCAGATGCCAAAGAACTGGAGGCCATATTTGGTCGTGCCATCTTGGATGGTAGTCAGGGAGACACGCACTGCACCTCACCAAGACCTAGACCACCGGGTAGACCTGTCAGCG GTCATGGTCCTGCAATGGCAATCTTTGAACTACTAGACTACATAGTAAATGAG CCTCCTCCCAAACTACCACATGGCGTCTTTACCTCTGATTTCCAGGACTTTGTGACAAAGTG TCTCATCAAAAATCCAGCAGACAGGGCTGACTTGAAAATGTTGATG aACCACATGTTTATCAAGCGggctgaggtggaggaggtAGACTTTGCTGGTTGGCTTTGTAAAACCATGGGGCTGAACCAACCTAGCACTCCCACGCGCAATGcagaatga
- the LOC131979743 gene encoding organic cation/carnitine transporter 2-like, giving the protein MVGKDYDEITSFLGDYGVFQWIIIVLLSLSTLSSGYAAMMAVFISDTPEHYCKVSVNSTRDGTDVEAPFRERSSRIGPDSCSRYKLRGNWTESAGLSNDTEQCLYGWVFSTDRYSSTIVSEWGLVCENAWKVPLSTSCFFVGVLIGSFFSGPLSDRFGRKPVLFIAMAIQTVSPLIQATSVSWVMFCILNCVRGLGQISSYIASLVLGSEMLTPTTRVSYAFLGHSTGFCVGYAILPLFAYFIRGWRVLLVATALPGFLFIPTWWLIPESPRWLLQKGRVEEAELVIRMAAKRNGILAPEVIFKADECLELMQNKGEEEQTYTYMDLIRTFNIRNITILSVFIWMSTAMVFYGLSLNTSNLNGNVYLNCFISAAIDTVVCVATWLLVSHVPRPTLLSSTLMFCGITLLIIKLVPKDMHVMIQVLAFGGKIGVSAAYCLAYVFFTELIPTVVRNMGLGFASTAARIGTIICPYVIYMGMYSMILPYIVFGIISIMAAALSMLLPDTRNSKLPDLISQAQPIRRCCVQKEKATDQSDSLGC; this is encoded by the exons ATGGTGGGGAAAGACTACGACGAAATCACATCTTTTCTGGGCGACTATGGCGTTTTTCAATGGATCATAATAGTTCTGCTCAGTTTAAGCACATTGTCGAGCGGGTACGCGGCAATGATGGCGGTTTTTATCTCGGATACACCCGAGCACTACTGCAAAGTGTCGGTGAACTCCACGCGCGACGGCACAGATGTGGAGGCTCCCTTCCGCGAGCGCAGCAGCAGGATCGGACCTGACAGCTGCTCCCGGTACAAGCTGAGAGGAAACTGGACGGAGTCAGCGGGACTCAGCAACGACACAGAGCAGTGTCTGTACGGATGGGTCTTTAGCACTGACAGATACTCATCCACTATTGTGTCTGAG TGGGGTCTGGTGTGTGAAAATGCATGGAAGGTCCCCCTCTCCACCTCCTGTTTCTTTGTAGGAGTACTGATCGGATCCTTCTTTAGCGGTCCCCTCTCAGATCG GTTTGGCAGAAAGCCAGTGCTTTTTATCGCCATGGCCATACAAACAGTCAGTCCCTTGATCCAGGCCACCTCTGTCAGTTGGGTCATGTTCTGTATCCTCAACTGTGTGAGAGGACTTGGCCAGATATCCAGTTACATCGCGTCACTTGTATTAG GGTCTGAGATGCTGACCCCAACTACCAGAGTGAGCTACGCTTTTCTGGGCCACAGTACAGGTTTTTGTGTAGGATATGCCATATTGCCGCTCTTTGCCTACTTCATACGAGGCTGGAGGGTGCTGCTGGTTGCTACTGCCCTCCCCGGCTTCCTATTTATTCCAACATGGTG GCTGATTCCTGAGTCTCCCCGTTGGCTTTTGCAAAAAGGACGAGTGGAGGAGGCTGAACTCGTCATACGCATGGCTGCCAAAAGGAATGGAATCCTTGCTCCTGAGGTCATATTCAAGGCTGATGAGTGCTTGGAGCTAATg CAAAATAAAGGTGAAGAGGAGCAGACATACACTTATATGGACCTGATACGCACCTTTAACATAAGGAATATTACAATTCTGAGTGTTTTCATATg GATGTCCACCGCCATGGTCTTCTATGGTCTCTCTCTCAATACTAGTAACCTGAATGGAAATGTCTACCTCAACTGCTTCATTTCAGCAGCCATTGACACTGTGGTGTGTGTAGCCACTTGGCTGCTGGTCAGCCATGTGCCACGACCCACACTCCTGTCTTCCACGCTGATGTTCTGTGGCATTACACTTCTAATTATCAAACTGGTTCCTAAAG ACATGCATGTCATGATCCAGGTGTTAGCCTTTGGGGGGAAGATTGGCGTGTCTGCTGCTTACTGCCTCGCCTATGTGTTCTTCACTGAACTGATCCCCACTGTGGTCAGGAACATGGGCTTAGGATTTGCCTCCACAGCTGCACGCATAGGCACCATCATTTGTCCCTATGTGATCTACATGG GCATGTACAGCATGATCCTGCCATACATTGTTTTTGGCATAATCAGCATTATGGCTGCTGCTCTTAGCATGTTGCTGCCTGACACCAGAAACAGCAAACTTCCTGACCTCATCAGCCAAGCCCAACCTATCAGACG CTGCTGCGTTCAGAAGGAAAAAGCCACAGACCAGTCTGATTCTTTGGGTTGTTAA